A DNA window from Pirellulales bacterium contains the following coding sequences:
- a CDS encoding ComF family protein encodes MPLVPRLSLGIARAAGAVRDLVLPPRCAACDGDFDPRDSSSSPGDRDDGVQICESCRTRVPRFEFEPCPRCLAPLPRAGEQLLACRYCFRWKPRFTRALALGPYEGLLRDLVLRNKIDATGVLSRALAGLAWERLGEELRALQFDVVAAPPMHWRRRWQQGFNPQAALARQTAARLRAPADPDLLRLRRDVPRQVGLSHAGRLRNLHGEMELGRGRSLAGARVLVVDDILTSGATCSEAARVLLAAGASEVAVLVVARTPPG; translated from the coding sequence ATGCCGCTCGTCCCGCGCCTGAGTTTGGGAATCGCTCGCGCCGCCGGCGCGGTGCGCGATCTGGTGCTCCCGCCGCGGTGCGCGGCCTGCGACGGCGATTTCGACCCTCGCGATTCGTCGTCCTCCCCCGGCGATCGGGACGACGGGGTTCAGATTTGCGAGTCCTGCCGCACGCGGGTTCCGCGGTTCGAGTTCGAGCCTTGCCCGCGATGTCTCGCCCCGCTGCCGCGAGCCGGAGAGCAGCTTCTGGCATGCCGGTACTGCTTCCGCTGGAAGCCGCGATTCACGCGGGCGTTGGCCCTGGGGCCCTACGAAGGGCTGCTTCGCGACTTGGTGCTGCGGAACAAGATCGACGCGACGGGGGTGTTGTCCCGAGCGCTTGCCGGGTTGGCCTGGGAGCGACTGGGGGAGGAACTGCGGGCGCTTCAGTTCGACGTCGTCGCCGCCCCGCCGATGCACTGGCGCCGCCGTTGGCAGCAGGGGTTCAATCCCCAGGCCGCGCTGGCTCGGCAAACGGCGGCCCGGCTGCGGGCGCCGGCCGACCCGGACTTGCTGCGGTTGCGGCGCGACGTCCCGCGACAGGTCGGCCTGTCGCACGCGGGGCGGTTGCGGAATCTCCACGGAGAGATGGAACTGGGCCGGGGCCGGAGCCTGGCGGGGGCCCGGGTGCTTGTGGTCGACGACATCCTAACCTCCGGGGCCACCTGCAGCGAGGCCGCTCGTGTGCTGCTGGCCGCCGGGGCGAGCGAAGTCGCCGTGCTCGTCGTGGCTCGGACGCCGCCGGGGTGA
- a CDS encoding flagellar hook-basal body protein — protein sequence MPLGLYLAAEGALVQQQRLEVIANNMANVNTAGFKRDVATFQARFAEAIQQGQDYPGSYSVNNVGGGVKMIETLTDYSPGALRHTSMPTDFAINGEGFFTVRSPQGETFLTKAGNFVIDAQGRLLTQTGDFAVLDDGGAPIQIDGTLPFEVEAGGRIVQDGSAQAIGLVAPQSLGDLVKVGSNMFRSLGPTTQVAAEARDVRQGFLEDSGVNSTREMMAMIETTRAFEANTKLIQHQDGMISGLIGRLLTA from the coding sequence ATGCCGCTGGGACTCTATCTTGCCGCCGAAGGCGCCCTCGTGCAGCAACAGCGGCTCGAGGTGATCGCCAACAACATGGCGAACGTCAACACGGCCGGCTTCAAGCGGGACGTAGCGACGTTCCAGGCCCGTTTCGCCGAGGCGATCCAGCAGGGTCAGGACTACCCGGGCAGCTACTCGGTCAACAACGTCGGCGGCGGCGTCAAGATGATCGAGACGCTTACCGACTATTCGCCCGGGGCGTTGCGGCACACGAGCATGCCGACCGACTTCGCGATCAACGGCGAGGGGTTCTTCACGGTTCGTTCGCCGCAAGGCGAGACGTTCCTCACCAAAGCCGGCAATTTCGTCATCGACGCCCAGGGGCGGTTGCTGACGCAAACGGGCGACTTTGCGGTGCTCGACGACGGCGGGGCGCCGATTCAGATCGACGGCACGCTCCCGTTCGAGGTCGAGGCGGGAGGGCGGATCGTCCAGGACGGATCCGCCCAGGCGATCGGGCTCGTCGCCCCGCAGTCGCTGGGCGATCTGGTCAAGGTCGGCAGCAACATGTTCCGTTCGCTCGGGCCGACGACCCAAGTCGCCGCCGAGGCTCGCGACGTTCGCCAAGGTTTTCTGGAAGACTCGGGCGTCAACTCGACGCGCGAAATGATGGCGATGATCGAAACGACCCGCGCCTTCGAGGCGAACACGAAACTCATCCAACACCAGGACGGCATGATCAGCGGACTGATCGGCCGACTGCTGACGGCGTAA
- the hemC gene encoding hydroxymethylbilane synthase, whose product MALDRTLRIGTRASRLARWQADWVAAELTARGLRVEIVEISTQGDREQRGPVVALGGTGVFTKEIQSAVLAGVVDVAVHSLKDLPTAQAGGLALAATPPREEPVDALVGSPLVELPPGARVGTGSQRRQAQLRTLRPELQLAGIRGNVDTRLAKLDAGEYDAIVLAAAGLRRLGWGERIAELLAPPRMLPAPGQGALGIECREDDAAGRAALAPLDDLPTRLGVTAERAFLAALHGGCSAPVAAWGRVEGDLLRLDGLAADLNGVVVLRGSHDRELTPGVAPAEALAAAEQLGAELAEELIAQGAAEIIAAARQVSPG is encoded by the coding sequence ATGGCGCTTGATCGTACGCTTCGTATTGGGACCCGCGCCAGTCGACTTGCGCGCTGGCAGGCGGATTGGGTCGCCGCGGAACTGACCGCGCGGGGCTTGCGCGTCGAGATCGTCGAGATCAGCACGCAAGGAGACCGCGAGCAGCGCGGCCCGGTCGTCGCGCTCGGCGGGACGGGGGTGTTCACCAAGGAGATCCAGTCGGCGGTCCTGGCCGGGGTCGTCGACGTGGCGGTTCACAGCCTGAAAGATCTGCCAACCGCGCAGGCCGGAGGGCTGGCGCTCGCGGCGACGCCTCCGCGGGAGGAACCCGTCGACGCCCTTGTCGGGAGTCCGCTCGTCGAGCTGCCGCCTGGGGCGCGCGTCGGGACCGGCAGCCAACGGCGGCAAGCCCAGCTCAGGACGCTGCGGCCTGAGCTGCAACTTGCCGGCATCCGCGGCAACGTCGATACGCGACTGGCCAAACTCGATGCGGGCGAGTACGACGCCATCGTCCTGGCCGCGGCCGGTTTGCGGCGACTCGGGTGGGGCGAGCGGATCGCCGAGTTGCTCGCACCCCCTCGCATGCTCCCCGCGCCGGGGCAGGGGGCCTTGGGGATCGAGTGCCGCGAGGATGACGCCGCCGGTCGTGCGGCGCTCGCCCCGCTCGACGATCTGCCGACGCGGTTGGGCGTGACCGCCGAACGGGCGTTCCTGGCGGCGCTCCACGGCGGGTGCTCGGCGCCGGTCGCCGCGTGGGGGCGGGTCGAAGGGGACCTGCTGCGGCTCGACGGGCTCGCGGCCGATTTGAACGGCGTCGTCGTGCTCCGGGGTTCGCATGACAGGGAACTGACTCCCGGCGTCGCTCCTGCAGAGGCCCTTGCCGCAGCGGAACAACTCGGCGCGGAGCTTGCCGAGGAACTCATCGCCCAGGGCGCCGCAGAGATCATCGCGGCCGCCAGACAAGTTTCCCCGGGCTGA
- a CDS encoding DUF502 domain-containing protein: MEIAPPSPHRKPSALDPFRRAVLRGLGVLLPPLLTVVIFLWIGNTVANYLLDPAERLIRGILVDRYQSNVVPASRKPDGEPVDGVFLFEGVPYHRIGNRGYVPADHYEDALQYLGASRMPETPAEFYRAYVDRKWLSRWIVLPTFTLLFVLLLYLLGKFLAAGAGRFFWNQLERLINRVPLVRNVYSSVKQVTDFAFNERELEYTRVVAIEYPRKGIWSLAMVTGESLHDISCAANEPVVSLLVPTSPMPFTGFTITVKKSEIVDLNITVDQAFQFIVSCGVVCPPPQHGGDRGPITLPPPNQS; encoded by the coding sequence ATGGAAATCGCACCTCCGAGCCCGCATCGCAAACCGAGCGCCCTGGACCCCTTTCGGCGGGCGGTCCTCCGCGGCCTGGGGGTGTTGCTGCCGCCGCTGCTGACGGTGGTCATTTTCCTGTGGATCGGCAACACCGTCGCCAATTACCTGTTGGACCCGGCCGAGCGACTGATCCGCGGGATCCTCGTCGACCGGTACCAGTCGAACGTCGTCCCGGCGTCCCGCAAGCCCGATGGCGAGCCGGTCGACGGCGTCTTTCTGTTCGAGGGCGTGCCGTACCATCGGATCGGCAACCGGGGCTACGTCCCGGCGGACCACTACGAAGACGCCCTCCAGTACCTCGGCGCCAGTCGGATGCCCGAGACGCCGGCCGAGTTCTACCGGGCCTATGTCGACCGCAAGTGGTTGTCGCGGTGGATCGTTCTGCCGACGTTTACGCTGCTGTTCGTTCTGCTGTTGTACCTGTTGGGAAAATTTCTCGCGGCGGGGGCGGGGCGGTTTTTCTGGAATCAGTTGGAACGGTTGATCAACCGGGTGCCGCTCGTGCGAAACGTCTATTCCTCGGTCAAGCAGGTGACCGACTTCGCGTTCAACGAGCGGGAACTCGAATATACCCGCGTCGTGGCGATCGAATACCCGCGCAAAGGGATCTGGTCGTTGGCGATGGTCACCGGCGAGAGTCTTCACGATATTTCCTGCGCGGCGAACGAGCCGGTCGTGTCGCTGCTGGTCCCTACGTCGCCCATGCCGTTTACGGGGTTCACGATCACGGTCAAGAAGAGCGAGATCGTCGATCTCAACATCACGGTCGACCAAGCGTTTCAATTCATTGTCAGCTGCGGCGTCGTCTGTCCGCCGCCGCAACATGGGGGCGACCGCGGCCCCATCACGTTGCCGCCGCCGAACCAGTCGTAA